Part of the Sulfurovum sp. TSL6 genome, TTTGTCTGTGGGTGACTTGTTCCGTGCAGCTGTAGTACCGGGACTTTTACTCATTGGTCTGTATATCATTTACATCCTACTCATTTCATACTTGAACAAAGAGATTGCACCTGCTATTGTATCAGAAGAAGCATATGCAAAGGTGTTGAAAGAAGCGTTCAAAGAGATCATACCTCCTTTACTGCTTATAGGAGTAGTGCTGGGTTCCATCTTTGCGGGTATTGCATCGCCTTCAGAATCAGCGGCTATAGGTGTTTTGGGTGCTATGCTATTGGCATGGGGTAAAAGAAACTTCTCTTATGACATGGTACGCTATGCAGCTATAGAAACAGTTAAACTCACTGCAATGATCTTTATGATACTCATCGGTGCGACAGCCTTTTCACTGGTCTTTAACGAGCTGGGTGGCGGAGATATGGCGATGGAATTCTTTGCAGGAGATATGGGTGACAAATGGATGTTTATTCTCATTGCAATGCTGGCCATTTTCCTACTGGGCTTTTTTATCGATTTCATTGAGATAGCTTTTGTGGTCGTACCTATTTTGGTGCCTATCGTGGCATCTTTTGGTATAGACCCTGTATGGTTTGCCATACTCATAGCCATGAACCTGCAGGCATCATTTCTGACACCTCCCTTTGGTTTTGCACTTTTTTACCTCAAGGGTGCTGCAGGTGACAAAGTGAGTACGGGAGCCATATACAAGGGTGTCATACCGTTTATAGGATTACAGCTCTTAGCACTGCTGATCATACTTTTTTATCCCGATCTGATCTATCTGTTTGGGAAATAGTATCATAGATTGATGATATAATAGATGTATGGGTATGATAGGATGAATACTGAGAGATAAGGATCAAAATGACGGCCAGAGAAGCCATTAAAATACTGGAAGATAGAATGAATGCAGCTGTTTTAGGACAGGAGCATATTGTTTCAAGATTGATTATGGGATTGCTTGCCGATGGTAATATACTGGTGGAAGGATTGCCGGGACTGGCAAAGACCAGAGCTGTACGTGCCATGGCAGATGCGATCGAAGGTAAATTTTCACGTATACAGTTTACGCCTGATCTGCTTCCCTTGGATGTGATAGGAACGCAGCTGTTGCACGATGAGAAGGGGAAACAAACCTTCCATTTTCATCCGGGCCCTATCTTTGGAAATATTATCTTGGCTGATGAGATCAATCGTGCCCCAGCCAAAATACAATCAGCCATGCTTGAAGCGATGGAAGAACGACAGGTGACGGTAGCAGGGAAAACACATAAACTTCCTCAACTCTTCATCGTGATGGCCACACAAAACCCTTTGGAACAAGAGGGAACTTTCCCTTTGTCAGAAGCACAAAAAGACCGTTTTTTCATGCATGTGAAGATTGATTATGCGAAGATGGATGCAGAATTTCAAATGATCAAAATGATACAAGAAGAGAGATTTAATGCGCCTGCACCTCAGGCAAAGATCTCGCAGGAGATGATCTTTGCCGCACGCCGTGAGGTTGCGCAAGTGAAATTCAGTGATGCACTGGGGCATTATATGGTAGAGCTTGTATTTGCCACACGTTATCCGCTTAGATACAGCAAACAACTTGAAGTGATGATAGACGTTGGGGTAAGTCCACGTGCAACCCTGGCACTTACCCAATGTGCTCAAGCCAATGCATGGATGCATGGCAGAGATGAAATGACAGTGCAAGATGTACAGGCCGTGATACACGATGTCTTTCATCATCGGTTGGTTATCAGTGAACATGCCCTTCAAAATAAAAGAACTGCAGAAGGGATCATAGATATTATTTTAGAACAGGTACCATTTCCAAAGGCTTAGGTAAAGAGTCGACTGAAGAATGATCCTTTGCCTGCCAGTTTGTCTATGAGCTCGAAGTAGTATGATTCGTGTTTGAGTCCTATTTCAGGATAGTTGAGCTTGAGTACGGCGATGGTAAATGGTACAGAACGTACTTTGAATGTAGATGCGAGTTTAGGGTTACTCGAGACGTCACATTTCATCACTTTTACCCCATTCTTGTCAGTTCCAACAAAAAACTCTAAAATCCAATGAAAAATACTACAAGCTTTTAGAAGCAAAAACCTTATAAAATATACCATAGTATCATGTTTTATAAGGTTTTCTATTGGAAGGGGAGATTTTATGGACTGCAAACGTCGCTACAGCGATAAACCTTATAAAATATGTTAGATTATAAGGTTTTGGTTTTATTCAGTATTTGATATTCTATAAAACTATTCTGATAAGACAAAATGATTTACTATTGGTGTAGTATGTTCCCAATGTAAAAGTTTTATTTTATACTTGCTAAACAAGTCCTTAGCACTAATTACTTCATAAATAACCCTACTATCTTCTTGAGTGAGAATACCTGCATCTGGAAACATATGATTGTATGTTTCTTGAGAGTAGAGATCTCCCATATAATATCGAGCATAGCCAGGTGAATAATAAATTTCCAATGAGTCGTTGATTTTCAAAAGAGTTATTCTGTCATTCTTGCTTGCTAGATGACTTTTCCATTTTCTGTGTTTACCAACTGCTTCATTTATACCTATTCCATCATATTCACAAATTAAAGTATCACTTACTGTAAACTTCTTTCCATCTATTGAATATTCTAATTTGAAAGGAAATTCACCATAAGTTACTTTCGGTAGAGGAGGATCTGGGCTTAATTGATAGGAAATATATATAGCGAGTAAAGGTAATATAAATATCAAAAAGAAAACTGTAATGACTGACAATAACAAACTTTTTATCATAGCAGGAAAATTTTCTACTATCATATTTTTAATATTCATCGTGATTGTTTTCCTCTTCCTTTGATTGTGCAATTTCAGTATTAAGAGTATATCAGAAATGTCTTCTTTTCAAAACCTTATAAAATATATAACTTTATGAGGTTTTCACTTTCAGAGAATTAAGATAGCATATAGTTAATAGTATTGAAAACAAAGGCTATATATGAAAAAATTTGGATTTACTCTATTGTTACTCTTAACTTCAAACATTTATTCCGAAACCATAAATGGACACACTCTACCACCTGAACCAGATCCTAAAATAAACAACTCGACACTTCTTGGAATAGACTCAAACAATAATGGTGTAAGGGATGATGTGGAACGGTGGATATACAAGACGTATAAAGATAAACATCCTATACATATAGATATTGCGATGCAGGCGGGAAGAGCTTATAAGAAAGTATTGGAGACTCCTAAGAGGGCTAAAGAGATTCATAATATAGTCAGTGCTCCAGTTTATTGTGAAGGATATTTTCGTGTATTTGCTGACATGTTTGGAGACACTAAATATATTCAGCAAAAAATTTTAGGTACATCGTTTGATAATATTTATTTTAATATTTCTGAACGAAATAATGCTTACTTGCAATATCAACAACATTTATCAGGAGATATTTATCTTGTGCCTAGACCAAGCAAGGGTAAAAACTTTTGTGACTTTAACACAAGTAAATATGAGTAGTAAAAAACCTTATAAAATATATAAATTTATTAGGTTTTATTAGCTGCTAATTGTTAAAGATAAGTATGAAGTTGAGTATGAATGTTT contains:
- a CDS encoding MoxR family ATPase, whose amino-acid sequence is MTAREAIKILEDRMNAAVLGQEHIVSRLIMGLLADGNILVEGLPGLAKTRAVRAMADAIEGKFSRIQFTPDLLPLDVIGTQLLHDEKGKQTFHFHPGPIFGNIILADEINRAPAKIQSAMLEAMEERQVTVAGKTHKLPQLFIVMATQNPLEQEGTFPLSEAQKDRFFMHVKIDYAKMDAEFQMIKMIQEERFNAPAPQAKISQEMIFAARREVAQVKFSDALGHYMVELVFATRYPLRYSKQLEVMIDVGVSPRATLALTQCAQANAWMHGRDEMTVQDVQAVIHDVFHHRLVISEHALQNKRTAEGIIDIILEQVPFPKA